The DNA sequence CGGCCGGGCGACGCGGTGGACTTTGCCGATGTCGATGTGCCACCCGCCGGGGCGCAGCGACGGCCCGATACCGCCGCCGCGCCCGACAGCTTCCACGAACTGGCCTATACGCTGGTGCGCGTGCTGGATGACGAGGGACAGGCGGTTGGCCCGTGGAACCCGCGTCTGACGCCCGACACGTTGCGCACGATCCTGCGCGACATGGCGCTGGTCCGGGCGTTCGACGAAAGGATGTTCCGCGCGCAACGGCAGGGCAAGACCAGCTTCTACATGAAATGTACCGGCGAGGAGGCGGTGGCGATCGCCGCGACGCACGCGCTGGCCAGCGACGACATGTGCTTCCCCAGCTATCGCCAGCAGGGCATCCTTATCGCGCGCGGCTATTCGATGGTTCAGATGATGAACCAGATTTATTCCAACAGCGGCGACGTGCTGCAAGGCAAGCAGCTGCCGATCATGTATTCGTCGCGCGACGACGGCTTCTTCTCGATCTCCGGCAACCTCACCACGCAATATCCGCAAGCCGTCGGCTGGGCGATGGCGAGCGCGGCCAAGGGCGACACGCGCATCGCCGCGACCTGGTGCGGCGAGGGTTCGACGGCGGAGGGCGACTTCCACTCCGCGCTGACCTTTGCGACCGTCTATAAAGCGCCGGTCATCTTCAACATCGTCAACAACCAATGGGCGATTTCGAGTTTTTCAGGGTTCGCCGGGGCGGAGGCGACGACGTTCGCGGCGCGCGCGATCGGTTATGGCATTGCTGGCCTTCGCGTGGACGGCAACGACGCGCTGGCGGTCTATGCCGCGACGTTGTGGGCAGCGGAGCGCGCGCGGACCAATCAGGGGCCGACGCTGATCGAGCATTTCACCTATCGTGCGGAGGGTCATTCGACGTCGGACGATCCGACGCAATATCGCAGCGCGGGCGAGCCGACGGCCTGGCCGCTGGGCGACCCGATCGCACGGCTGAAGGCGCATCTGATCGCGATCGGCGAATGGGATGACGAACGTCACGCAGCGATGGACCGCGAACTCGCCGAGCAAGTGAAAGCCGCGCAGAAGGAAGCCGAGAAGAACGGCATCCTAGGCCACGGCCTGCTCCAGCCACTCGATTCGCTGTTCGACGGCGTGTTCGAGGAGATGCCATGGCATCTGAAGGAGCAACGGCAGCAGATGATCGACGAGGAAACGGCGTCAGGCCGTCCATGGGCGCGCAAATCATGAGCGATGTCATCGACGAAGCGGGTGCCACCACCCGCATGAACATGATTCAAGCAATCAACTCGGCCATGGAAGTGATGATGGCGCGCGACCCCAATGTGGTCGTGATGGGCGAGGATGTCGGGTATTTCGGCGGTGTGTTTCGCGCCACCGCGGGCTTGCAGGAGAAATTCGGCAAAACCCGCGTGTTCGACACGCCGATCACCGAATGCGGCATCATCGGCGTCGCGATCGGCATGGGCGCATACGGCCTGCGCCCGGTGCCGGAGATTCAGTTCGCCGATTACATCTACCCCGCGCTCGACCAATTGGTGAGCGAGGCGGCGCGGCTGCGTTATCGTTCGGCCGGGCAATTCACTGCCCCGTTGACGGTGCGGTCGCCGTTCGGCGGCGGTATCTTTGGCGGCCAGACGCATTCGCAATCGCCCGAGGGCATCTTTACCCACGTCTCCGGCGTGAAAACGGTGATCCCGTCCACGCCTTACGACGCCAAGGGGCTGTTGATCGCGTCGATCGAGGACAATGATCCGACGATCTTCTTCGAGCCCAAGCGCATCTATAACGGCCCGTTCGATGGCCATTGGGATCGCCCGTCGAAGAACTGGTCGGGCCATGAAGGGGGGGCGGTGCCGGAAGGCTATTATCGCATCGAACTGGGCAAGGCAGCG is a window from the Sphingomonas sp. LT1P40 genome containing:
- a CDS encoding 3-methyl-2-oxobutanoate dehydrogenase (2-methylpropanoyl-transferring) subunit alpha, translating into MTADGSRPNLPPLSLHVPEPKFRPGDAVDFADVDVPPAGAQRRPDTAAAPDSFHELAYTLVRVLDDEGQAVGPWNPRLTPDTLRTILRDMALVRAFDERMFRAQRQGKTSFYMKCTGEEAVAIAATHALASDDMCFPSYRQQGILIARGYSMVQMMNQIYSNSGDVLQGKQLPIMYSSRDDGFFSISGNLTTQYPQAVGWAMASAAKGDTRIAATWCGEGSTAEGDFHSALTFATVYKAPVIFNIVNNQWAISSFSGFAGAEATTFAARAIGYGIAGLRVDGNDALAVYAATLWAAERARTNQGPTLIEHFTYRAEGHSTSDDPTQYRSAGEPTAWPLGDPIARLKAHLIAIGEWDDERHAAMDRELAEQVKAAQKEAEKNGILGHGLLQPLDSLFDGVFEEMPWHLKEQRQQMIDEETASGRPWARKS
- a CDS encoding alpha-ketoacid dehydrogenase subunit beta; translation: MNMIQAINSAMEVMMARDPNVVVMGEDVGYFGGVFRATAGLQEKFGKTRVFDTPITECGIIGVAIGMGAYGLRPVPEIQFADYIYPALDQLVSEAARLRYRSAGQFTAPLTVRSPFGGGIFGGQTHSQSPEGIFTHVSGVKTVIPSTPYDAKGLLIASIEDNDPTIFFEPKRIYNGPFDGHWDRPSKNWSGHEGGAVPEGYYRIELGKAAVVRPGEAVTILAYGTMVHVARATIEDMGIDAEIIDLRTLVPLDVETIEASVKKTGRCLVVHEATRTGGFGAELSALVQERCFYHLEAPVERVTGFDTPYPHSLEWAYFPGPVRIGEALKKLLKD